The Acomys russatus chromosome X, mAcoRus1.1, whole genome shotgun sequence genome segment ACACTAATTTGTTATGCCATGCATTTAATTGCCTTCAAGATAGATCCATCTATTCTTGGCAATGATTACATGTGGATACTGTATATGTGGCTCAATTTTAAGTCCTTAATAATATAAGATGTCTTTGTCTGTGGTATCCTGATCATGACTTGTGTCATAAATGAGGATGACTTCTTCATCACTGCCTTCACTGTCATATGTTTTCGTAGCATCAGTACTCTTATCATGATAAACATTGTACGTGCGCCTTGTTTCATTGTAGTTGTAAGCTGTCTCACAATAAGACTCATACGATGGCTTCATTTTCCTTGGAAGATTAAGAATTTCAACATGTGCCTTCTTTGACACTGAAAAATCACTGAGAGATCCAGAAGGATTACAAGTAAGGCATTTTTCCTTATATTGTCGGCAAAGTTTGGCTTTTGTATGCTTGTGTAAGAGAGACTTTCCCCTACTCACTGACTTTTTTCTATCATGTCGTCCACGTGAATGGCTTGGTTTCTTTATACTGGGTGGTTTGATGGGCACATCTTGACTTTGTGAGAGTGATGAACAAGATCGCATGGATAGCGGAGCTGAATATTGCACCGTAGCTAGCCAAGGTTGTATGATATCCTTTAAACTAGATGAACTGACTCGACTAGCTAATTTACAGGCATGGGTGAGCTTATGTGAATTTTTAAGGTTACCTTTTTTATATGACTTGTGCAGGTAAGATGACTTATGCAAACTTTGGGGCATTGATGGCTTAGTTGACCTGTTTGAATCTAATTGTCTATTTGACTTCTTTACATTCCATAATATGGATGAGTTTTCCGTATTTGAGTATCTCAATTTTTGTGTATTAGATGGTATGCATGGCTTTTCTAGACTTGAAGGATCAACTGATTTTACTGCACTGTTTGGTATGGGTAGTTGTTCTTGACATGGGGGTCCAGATTTCTGGTCTGAATTTAATAGAGGTTGATTTTCTAGAATGTCCTCAGTTATCATATCAGGTTGACAAGCTGATACTTGGGATACCCAGGATGATATAGctgccatattttctttgttgagtctgaAATGCAGAAAACTTAGGGtgtcataatttaaaacaaaaataactattactgttattataaaatacattGCTAGCTTTGAGTATGGATGTTTTTCCATAGGAAAAGTAAAACAGCAATTATAGTGTGCCGAGCTGTGACTCATGTTACACATATGAATTCAtgataaataacttttttaaagaatatttttttttttactatttctaaGGCAATAGATAACTTATAGTCCATGTGTGAAATGACACAAAGTtgtcaataataaaaaagatgtggtacatatatgtgcatatatataatagaatattacttacatgtaaaaataaaatttgctggGGAAATAGATGGACTTCCATACGAGTAAcccaggataaaaaggacaaatgcCATTTGGTCTCTCTCATATGAGAATCCTAGTTTTATTACTTTATATCTAGTGGAGTGCCTATGCAAGCCAGGAACCAAAAagtcaagtgtgtgtgtatatgtgtgtgtgtgtgtgtgtgtgtg includes the following:
- the CXHXorf66 gene encoding uncharacterized protein CXorf66 homolog, translating into MKVHIYVLFLSIWAINCFNGNKTDESSTTTTTGMFDQTTRSTGIKLDDFRKRLLGFIVGIMIIAFTFTCFCLLHYNCMVEEAPSPGRLNKENMAAISSWVSQVSACQPDMITEDILENQPLLNSDQKSGPPCQEQLPIPNSAVKSVDPSSLEKPCIPSNTQKLRYSNTENSSILWNVKKSNRQLDSNRSTKPSMPQSLHKSSYLHKSYKKGNLKNSHKLTHACKLASRVSSSSLKDIIQPWLATVQYSAPLSMRSCSSLSQSQDVPIKPPSIKKPSHSRGRHDRKKSVSRGKSLLHKHTKAKLCRQYKEKCLTCNPSGSLSDFSVSKKAHVEILNLPRKMKPSYESYCETAYNYNETRRTYNVYHDKSTDATKTYDSEGSDEEVILIYDTSHDQDTTDKDILYY